A single Acetivibrio cellulolyticus CD2 DNA region contains:
- a CDS encoding N-acetylmuramoyl-L-alanine amidase family protein has product MIKVCIDAGHGGKDRANKGKTGYIEADGVLDISLKLRDELISTGAFEVKLTRDKDMTLGVRERGNIAASWGADMFISEHSNATGLPNNTARRGVDVYTSVDLNDDKLAKDIANAVALVMGTKGLACKRESTNYADEDYYGVIDSAQDGGVKHVILIENGFHDNLQDEAILKDTNKRLAIAKAQAKVICEFYGIAYHIAVKKEDNINDELEKALQILSTKKIEGDVIVNSPQYWSTAIQKKEVNFQWLESLIVKTARYLEKV; this is encoded by the coding sequence ATGATTAAAGTTTGTATTGATGCAGGTCATGGTGGAAAAGATAGAGCAAATAAAGGTAAAACAGGATATATTGAAGCAGATGGTGTTTTAGATATATCTTTAAAGCTAAGAGATGAATTAATTTCTACAGGAGCATTTGAAGTAAAACTTACTAGAGATAAAGATATGACTCTTGGAGTTCGTGAAAGAGGAAATATTGCTGCTTCATGGGGAGCAGATATGTTTATATCTGAACATTCTAATGCTACTGGATTGCCTAATAATACTGCTAGAAGAGGTGTAGATGTTTATACTTCAGTTGATTTAAATGATGATAAATTAGCTAAAGATATAGCTAATGCAGTTGCTTTAGTTATGGGAACTAAAGGGTTAGCTTGTAAACGTGAAAGTACAAATTATGCTGATGAAGATTATTATGGAGTTATTGATTCTGCTCAAGATGGCGGTGTAAAACATGTTATTTTGATTGAAAATGGATTTCATGATAATTTACAAGATGAAGCTATTTTAAAAGACACTAATAAAAGATTAGCAATTGCAAAAGCTCAAGCAAAAGTGATATGTGAATTTTATGGAATTGCATACCATATTGCAGTAAAAAAAGAAGATAATATTAATGATGAACTTGAAAAGGCATTACAGATACTATCAACTAAGAAAATTGAAGGGGATGTTATTGTAAATAGTCCTCAATATTGGTCAACAGCTATCCAAAAGAAAGAAGTTAACTTTCAGTGGCTTGAATCTTTGATTGTTAAAACTGCCAGATATTTAGAAAAGGTCTAA
- a CDS encoding helix-turn-helix domain-containing protein, with the protein MNLENKITSIEELPLSLTVSDISRILGIGKQNAYDLCHSENFPSVQIGKRIIVPKPAFVEWLKNPKKYEKIGA; encoded by the coding sequence ATGAACCTTGAAAATAAAATAACAAGTATTGAAGAATTACCACTTTCCCTTACAGTTAGCGATATTTCACGCATTTTAGGTATTGGAAAACAGAATGCTTATGATTTGTGTCATTCTGAAAATTTTCCTTCAGTGCAAATAGGTAAAAGGATTATAGTTCCTAAACCTGCATTTGTGGAATGGTTAAAAAACCCTAAAAAATATGAAAAAATAGGAGCGTGA
- a CDS encoding tyrosine-type recombinase/integrase: MSKRCNGEGSIYQRKDGKWMGSITIGRDKSGKLIRKAVYGKTKKEVVTKMDCIKHDIKIGDYVEPDKITVSEWINYWLKTYKKNKLKPKTYDSYESLSRITIIPHIGDLPMQKLKTKDIQEMYNKRYEEGYSSNSIHKVNIVLKSALNKAITEGYISKNPANFVELPEIIKKDIKAFSAEDQKAFEQAAKDYSHYIAYIVNLDTGLRMSELLALTWDNIDFDKAELTVNKNLVSVRDREKEDGFKLIVQENTSKTKYSIRTIPLTKRCISLLRKLKIKQQANSNIVFCSKLGTHLTPRNYSRTFQRIVKKAKVEMCNVHTMRHTFATRLFEAGVPPKTISELLGHASVSFTLDTYTHVMPNTKKQAIDMLEQCSNNE; this comes from the coding sequence ATGTCTAAAAGATGTAATGGAGAAGGCAGTATATATCAAAGAAAAGACGGCAAATGGATGGGAAGCATAACAATTGGTAGGGATAAATCAGGTAAACTAATAAGAAAAGCTGTTTATGGAAAAACCAAAAAGGAAGTTGTTACAAAAATGGATTGCATAAAGCATGATATTAAAATAGGTGACTATGTTGAACCTGATAAAATTACTGTTTCAGAATGGATTAATTATTGGCTAAAAACTTATAAAAAGAATAAGTTAAAACCCAAAACATATGATTCATATGAATCCTTATCAAGAATAACTATAATTCCTCATATTGGTGACTTACCGATGCAAAAGTTAAAAACAAAAGATATTCAGGAAATGTATAATAAAAGATATGAAGAAGGTTATTCATCAAATAGCATTCATAAAGTCAATATAGTTTTAAAATCTGCCTTAAATAAAGCAATAACCGAAGGATATATTTCTAAAAATCCTGCTAATTTTGTTGAGTTGCCTGAGATTATTAAAAAAGATATTAAAGCTTTTAGCGCAGAAGATCAAAAAGCTTTTGAACAAGCTGCAAAAGATTATAGTCATTACATAGCTTATATTGTAAACCTTGATACAGGTTTGAGAATGTCAGAATTACTTGCTTTAACTTGGGATAATATTGACTTTGATAAAGCAGAACTAACAGTAAACAAAAATCTTGTAAGTGTTCGAGATAGAGAAAAAGAAGATGGTTTTAAACTTATAGTGCAAGAAAATACTAGCAAGACAAAGTATAGTATAAGAACTATACCCTTAACAAAAAGGTGTATAAGCTTATTAAGAAAGCTTAAAATTAAACAACAAGCAAATAGTAATATTGTATTTTGTTCAAAGTTAGGAACCCATTTGACTCCTCGAAACTATTCAAGAACATTTCAAAGGATAGTAAAAAAAGCGAAAGTAGAGATGTGTAACGTTCACACAATGCGCCATACGTTTGCAACAAGACTTTTTGAAGCAGGAGTACCACCAAAGACTATATCTGAGTTGCTTGGCCATGCTAGCGTATCATTTACATTAGATACTTATACCCATGTAATGCCTAATACAAAAAAACAAGCAATAGATATGCTTGAACAATGTAGCAATAATGAATAA
- a CDS encoding GNAT family N-acetyltransferase — protein sequence MYKLMQRDYYKVTDLIKTKNELSVFSVISGIMPGSIYVNDENCPTAALIIASECNLLVGTTSDSEFNSALKDIDDIDFWDQLTPDTSEWSKIIPDVHKNRFIRKYYRRNYTLNTDDYQCSPIKLPDGYVLEKAIPDNLKEKSYINSNKLLDIISIWCSDQNFMKYGGIYYIRKENTIVSWSMVDCYHEGRVEIGVYTDERYRKMGFGKTVVLANINDCFERGIKSIGWHCVDINKGSNTIAQKIGFSLLNEYIAFTSYPPVENLLDLSEIEWNGWGEYFEKASKFEPRLLGEQLYAYVKANNIDKVIKTILNMKESGKDAQHQNLLTEKDGFQNLLNAIKFLQSIGMCSNFIKNEWTDFVEKIIASS from the coding sequence ATGTATAAATTGATGCAAAGAGATTACTATAAAGTAACTGATTTGATAAAGACAAAAAATGAATTGTCTGTATTTTCTGTTATAAGTGGAATAATGCCGGGCAGTATTTATGTAAATGATGAAAATTGCCCAACAGCAGCATTAATTATAGCCAGCGAATGCAACTTATTAGTTGGAACTACATCTGATAGCGAGTTTAATTCAGCATTAAAAGATATAGATGATATTGATTTCTGGGATCAACTAACTCCTGATACTTCTGAGTGGTCAAAAATAATTCCTGATGTCCATAAGAACAGGTTTATACGAAAATATTATAGACGAAATTATACTCTCAACACAGATGATTATCAGTGTTCTCCAATTAAACTACCTGACGGATATGTTTTAGAGAAAGCAATACCTGATAATCTGAAAGAAAAATCGTACATAAATTCAAACAAGTTGCTTGATATTATTTCCATTTGGTGTTCTGACCAAAACTTTATGAAGTATGGAGGTATCTACTATATTCGAAAAGAAAACACCATTGTGAGTTGGTCAATGGTGGATTGCTATCATGAAGGTAGAGTGGAAATCGGTGTATATACTGATGAGAGATATAGAAAAATGGGTTTTGGTAAAACTGTTGTATTGGCAAATATTAATGACTGTTTTGAACGGGGGATTAAGTCAATTGGTTGGCACTGTGTAGATATTAATAAAGGTTCCAATACAATAGCCCAAAAAATTGGATTTTCACTGCTTAATGAATATATAGCTTTCACTTCATATCCTCCAGTTGAAAATTTATTAGATCTATCAGAAATAGAGTGGAATGGATGGGGAGAGTATTTTGAAAAAGCATCAAAATTTGAGCCAAGACTACTAGGAGAACAGTTATACGCTTATGTAAAAGCCAATAATATTGATAAAGTAATAAAAACTATTTTAAACATGAAAGAATCAGGTAAAGATGCCCAGCACCAGAATTTACTAACTGAAAAAGATGGATTTCAGAATTTGTTAAATGCTATTAAATTCTTGCAATCAATTGGAATGTGTTCAAATTTCATAAAAAATGAATGGACTGATTTTGTTGAAAAGATAATTGCATCTTCCTAG
- a CDS encoding RNA polymerase sigma factor, producing the protein MFIIEKLYMNYKKDVYSYLISLTHNPTLSEDLLSETFLKAIHSLPAFKGNSSIKTWLFGIARNLWLQHLRGLKPEVEYEELLGIYILDGVEETLINIQAVNRIYELLATKDERTQSVVNMRIAGFSYSEISEKIGLSENSARVIDFRVKKWLKTVLEEEGLM; encoded by the coding sequence GTGTTTATAATTGAGAAACTATATATGAATTATAAGAAGGATGTCTATAGCTATTTAATCTCACTAACACATAATCCCACACTTTCGGAAGATTTGCTTTCCGAGACTTTCCTAAAAGCAATTCACTCGTTGCCTGCTTTTAAGGGGAATTCATCAATAAAAACCTGGCTTTTTGGAATTGCAAGGAACTTATGGCTGCAGCATTTGCGGGGGTTAAAACCTGAAGTGGAATATGAAGAACTTCTGGGAATTTATATTTTAGATGGAGTAGAGGAGACTCTAATAAATATACAAGCAGTAAATAGAATTTATGAACTTCTTGCCACAAAGGATGAACGAACGCAAAGTGTTGTAAATATGCGGATAGCTGGTTTTTCTTATAGTGAAATTTCCGAAAAGATTGGTTTGTCTGAGAATTCTGCCAGGGTAATTGATTTTAGAGTGAAAAAGTGGCTTAAAACTGTGTTGGAAGAGGAGGGATTGATGTGA
- a CDS encoding zf-HC2 domain-containing protein, with protein MSTENRNISCDIYLDLIPLVRDEAASEDSKAFVFEHIKICASCRAEFENANPISNKAIDDKKIIKSIRKSMLFTGFLFIVFGALMGVYLSDSMGMFYNILIMPIVGACGYLTLKRKWYIVPACIFALTCIYLIVQQISGGVLANGPSIELIFMPLFLSSIYLMLTLLGVLITFLIKFALGKEGTK; from the coding sequence GTGAGTACAGAAAACAGAAATATTTCGTGTGATATTTACCTTGATTTAATACCGCTTGTACGTGATGAAGCTGCCAGCGAAGACAGTAAAGCTTTTGTTTTTGAGCATATAAAAATTTGTGCAAGTTGCAGAGCGGAGTTTGAAAATGCAAATCCCATTTCAAATAAAGCAATTGATGATAAAAAAATTATCAAATCCATAAGAAAAAGTATGTTATTTACAGGTTTTCTTTTTATAGTGTTTGGAGCTTTGATGGGAGTTTATCTTTCAGATTCAATGGGAATGTTTTATAATATTTTGATTATGCCAATAGTTGGAGCTTGTGGATACTTAACATTAAAAAGAAAATGGTATATTGTTCCGGCGTGCATCTTTGCTTTGACTTGTATTTACTTGATCGTCCAACAAATTTCTGGGGGTGTCTTAGCAAATGGACCTTCAATTGAGCTGATTTTTATGCCGCTGTTTTTAAGTTCAATATACTTAATGCTTACATTATTAGGAGTATTAATTACATTCTTAATAAAATTTGCATTGGGAAAAGAGGGAACAAAATGA
- a CDS encoding YfjL-like protein, with amino-acid sequence MKKNKLGLRIAALIAAICLIGFILSVANSLLGNPISSAFAKKAITSYVTKKYPSLELTIGEAKYNFKDSEYYSEVKSNTSIDTHFEVFCRNGKVRYDSYDSVLGKYNTLSRLEDEYSKIVIPILSKVKGLENNNSIVQFEKWEANKDIKLDMPLDKAALVDMKVTIRVDLKDASLKNIAGIFEASHKKLIDNGCIFKSYSIFSDDDEELLIMIDNVTPSDIESGKLEEILEDAQNKELKRGVSKEDEIRDTGISVYITKRKDIKK; translated from the coding sequence ATGAAAAAAAACAAACTGGGGTTAAGAATAGCTGCATTAATAGCAGCAATATGTTTGATCGGGTTCATATTATCAGTTGCTAATTCTCTTTTGGGAAATCCAATATCTTCAGCTTTTGCTAAAAAAGCAATTACAAGTTATGTGACTAAAAAGTATCCATCACTAGAACTTACAATAGGAGAAGCTAAATATAACTTTAAAGATAGTGAATATTATTCAGAAGTAAAATCCAATACCAGTATAGATACTCATTTTGAAGTGTTTTGTAGAAACGGAAAAGTTCGATATGATAGTTATGACAGTGTTTTAGGTAAATACAATACTCTTAGCAGGTTGGAAGATGAGTACTCAAAAATAGTTATTCCTATATTGTCAAAAGTAAAAGGACTTGAAAATAACAATTCTATTGTTCAGTTTGAAAAATGGGAGGCAAATAAAGATATTAAGCTGGATATGCCTTTAGACAAAGCAGCATTAGTTGATATGAAAGTTACTATTAGAGTGGATTTGAAAGATGCTTCCCTAAAAAATATCGCTGGTATTTTTGAAGCTTCACATAAAAAATTAATTGATAATGGGTGCATATTTAAATCGTATAGTATATTTTCAGATGATGACGAAGAGTTATTAATAATGATTGATAATGTTACTCCTTCTGATATTGAAAGCGGAAAACTTGAAGAAATTTTGGAAGATGCTCAAAACAAAGAACTGAAACGTGGTGTTAGTAAAGAAGATGAAATACGTGACACAGGAATATCTGTGTATATCACAAAACGAAAAGATATTAAGAAATAA
- a CDS encoding HD domain-containing protein has product MISIEIALKFAMDKHKGQVDKSGAPYIEHVMRVAEKVKRDEEKIVALLHDVVEDTSTSLEEIESLGVSDEIIKAIDLLTHKKDSNYYDYIRNISKNNLAKVVKLADLEDNTDVRRMEKLPNDLKQRLLKKYELALSILNEGK; this is encoded by the coding sequence TTGATATCAATTGAAATTGCATTAAAATTTGCTATGGATAAACATAAAGGACAGGTTGACAAAAGTGGAGCTCCATACATTGAGCATGTAATGCGGGTAGCGGAAAAAGTGAAACGTGATGAAGAAAAAATAGTTGCTTTATTACACGATGTAGTTGAAGACACTTCTACTTCATTAGAGGAAATAGAAAGCCTTGGGGTGAGTGATGAAATTATTAAAGCAATTGATTTATTAACTCATAAGAAAGATAGTAATTATTATGACTACATACGGAATATTTCAAAAAATAATCTAGCAAAAGTAGTAAAGTTAGCTGATTTAGAGGATAATACAGACGTAAGAAGGATGGAAAAGCTTCCAAATGATTTGAAACAAAGGTTATTAAA